Proteins encoded together in one Streptomyces sp. TLI_171 window:
- a CDS encoding thiazolylpeptide-type bacteriocin has translation MSDHLGGAPAPTDLRFDDLDLDLDLGELTVTALRDTVALPEGGASGAPSSTSCGSSSCAVPHPPTQPL, from the coding sequence ATGTCCGACCACCTCGGCGGCGCGCCCGCGCCCACCGACCTGCGGTTCGACGACCTCGATCTCGATCTCGACCTCGGAGAGCTGACCGTCACCGCGCTGCGCGACACCGTCGCGCTCCCCGAGGGCGGTGCGTCCGGCGCACCCAGCTCCACCTCCTGCGGTTCCTCGTCCTGCGCGGTCCCGCACCCGCCGACCCAGCCGCTCTGA
- a CDS encoding thiazolylpeptide-type bacteriocin has protein sequence MSDLSRSVETETVLDLQDLDLSELTVTSLRDTVALPENGASWGSCSCQGSSSCAQPQQL, from the coding sequence ATGTCCGACCTGTCCCGTTCCGTGGAGACCGAGACCGTCCTCGACCTGCAGGACCTCGACCTCAGCGAGCTCACCGTCACCTCGCTGCGCGACACCGTCGCGCTGCCCGAGAACGGCGCCTCCTGGGGCTCCTGCTCCTGCCAGGGCTCGTCCTCCTGCGCCCAGCCGCAGCAGCTCTGA